One Perca flavescens isolate YP-PL-M2 chromosome 14, PFLA_1.0, whole genome shotgun sequence genomic window carries:
- the LOC114567909 gene encoding uncharacterized protein LOC114567909, giving the protein MSITTSHRAAVGKQKEMANEYRPGLCQLKHQNEIFLNMGAETHTVNEDEGEDEGEDEGEDEVIGDLSEMALKIFRSMEDLQLSEEVTESSNEVQAAGEAFLIPMTLPDTQSTPPPTYAILFDNLDFFIRTHHQSTIHNNQSIHWIHHIAVQDRIPTYHLDNNKPIQDLLEYDLGKSLPGLETQTYMQREFIVIGSRMLTKYFSVLKPFSDIVVHHIPHDYTDEMAQRSIDFPLGLLFKDENKTADLVDVLRHLQNEYVPNGPDGMSSLFVGGDRLTEGNCRNIQWAFADGETKQYRLEGMVFKFEDWHAIQVLFDIHYRIFYNAASAKDHGTLHANMTKLSV; this is encoded by the exons ATGTCAATAACAACGAGTCACAGGGCTGCAGTCGGAAAGCAGAAGGAGATGGCTAATGAATATCGGCCTGGTCTTTGTCAGTTGAAACATCAGAACGAAATCTTTCTGAATATGGGAGCAGAAACGCACACAGTCAATGAGGATGAAGGAGAGGATGAAGGAGAGGATGAAGGAGAGGATGAAGTCATCGGCGATCTTTCTGAGATGGCACTCAAGATCTTTCGTAGCATGGAAGACCTTCAGTTATCAG AGGAGGTGACTGAAAGCAGCAATGAGGTCCAGGCTGCTGGAGAAGCATTTTTGATACCAATGACTCTGCCAGACACACAGTCAACTCCACCACCTACATATGCAATCCTATTTGATAATCTGGACTTCTTCATCCGCACTCACCACCAGTCCACCATCCACAATAACCAAAGCATACACTGGATACATCACATTGCCGTACAAGACAGGATCCCCACATACCACCTCGATAACAACAAACCGATTCAAGACCTCCTGGAGTATGACCTTGGGAAATCTCTTCCTGGACTTGAAACTCAGACATACATGCAACGAGAGTTCATTGTCATTGGGAGCAGAATGTTAACAAAGTACTTCTCTGTGTTGAAACCATTCTCGGACATTGTGGTGCATCACATTCCCCATGACTACACTGATGAAATGGCACAACGCTCCATAGAT TTCCCCTTGGGACTTCTCTTCAAGGATGAGAACAAAACTGCGGACCTCGTGGATGTACTTCGCCACCTTCAGAATGA GTATGTGCCGAATGGCCCCGATGGCATGTCCAGTCTTTTTGTCGGTGGTGACCGGCTCACAGAGGGGAACTGCCGAAATATTCAGTGGGCTTTTGCTGATGGTGAAACAAAGCAATACCGACTGGAAGGCATGGTCTTCAAATTCGAGGACTGGCATGCAATTCAAGTATTGTTTGAC ataCACTACCGGATATTCTACAATGCTGCGTCTGCAAAAGACCATGGAACACTCCATGCGAATATGACCAAGTTGAG TGTTTGA